A stretch of Metabacillus sp. FJAT-52054 DNA encodes these proteins:
- the rapZ gene encoding RNase adapter RapZ, translating into MELTSQNIGQEESTQTHSDIQMVIITGMSGAGKTVAIQSFEDLGFFCVDNLPPTLLPKFLELMKESGSKMNKVALVMDLRGREFFDSLLQALDEIGESAWITPQILFLDAKDSTLVTRYKETRRSHPLASTGLPLEGIQIERELLEELKGRAQIIYDTSELKPRQLREKILKQFSAAEEQTFTVNIMSFGFKYGIPIDADLVFDVRFLPNPHYIEHMRLKTGLEEEVSSYVLKWNETTKFLEKVLDLLTFMLPYYKREGKSQLVIAIGCTGGQHRSVTLAEHIAGYYKKDYKAHVSHRDIERRSKK; encoded by the coding sequence ATGGAACTGACAAGCCAGAACATTGGACAGGAAGAAAGCACCCAAACCCACTCAGACATTCAGATGGTCATTATTACCGGAATGTCCGGGGCAGGCAAGACCGTTGCCATTCAAAGCTTTGAGGATCTAGGCTTTTTTTGTGTAGACAATCTCCCGCCGACTCTTCTTCCAAAATTCCTTGAACTGATGAAAGAATCAGGTTCAAAGATGAATAAAGTGGCTTTGGTTATGGACTTAAGAGGCCGTGAGTTTTTTGACAGCCTGCTTCAGGCACTTGATGAAATTGGAGAATCAGCTTGGATTACTCCGCAAATCCTGTTCCTGGATGCAAAGGATTCAACTCTTGTTACACGCTATAAGGAAACAAGACGTTCTCATCCTCTGGCATCTACCGGACTTCCTCTCGAAGGAATTCAAATTGAGAGGGAACTTTTGGAGGAGCTTAAAGGACGGGCGCAAATCATTTATGATACATCCGAATTAAAGCCGCGCCAGCTCCGGGAAAAGATTTTAAAGCAATTTTCAGCAGCAGAGGAGCAAACCTTTACGGTAAATATCATGTCGTTCGGTTTTAAATACGGGATTCCGATTGATGCGGATCTCGTATTCGATGTCCGCTTTCTTCCGAATCCGCACTATATCGAGCATATGAGACTGAAAACAGGATTGGAAGAAGAAGTATCGTCCTACGTGCTGAAGTGGAACGAAACCACCAAGTTTCTGGAGAAAGTGCTTGATTTGCTGACGTTTATGCTTCCGTATTACAAAAGGGAAGGGAAAAGCCAGCTTGTCATTGCGATCGGCTGTACAGGAGGCCAGCATCGCTCAGTAACATTAGCAGAACACATCGCGGGTTATTATAAAAAGGATTACAAGGCCCATGTGTCCCACCGCGATATTGAAAGAAGAAGCAAGAAATAG
- the whiA gene encoding DNA-binding protein WhiA, which translates to MSFASETKKELTQVEIKGCCLKAELSALIRMNGSLSFSNRKLVLDIQTENAAIARRIYILVKRQYDATVELLVRKKMRLKKNNVYIVRLTLQAREILEDLKILGESFTFVREISPDLIQKKCCKRSYMRGAFLAGGSVNNPETSSYHLEIFSLYKEHSDSLSELMNTFQLNSKSLERKKGYIAYMKEAEKIAEFLNIIGAHTALLKFEDIRIVRDMRNSVNRLVNCETANLNKTIGAALRQVENIEYIDSKIGLDMLPEKLREIARLRVDYQDVTLKELGEMVSSGTISKSGINHRLRKLDQIADQLRAGKPVSMK; encoded by the coding sequence ATGTCTTTTGCATCCGAAACCAAAAAAGAACTGACGCAGGTTGAAATAAAGGGCTGCTGCCTTAAAGCAGAGCTTTCCGCTCTCATTCGAATGAATGGCTCCCTCTCCTTCTCAAACAGAAAATTGGTTCTGGATATTCAGACAGAAAATGCGGCAATCGCCCGCAGAATATATATTTTAGTGAAACGGCAATATGACGCTACCGTTGAACTGCTTGTAAGAAAAAAAATGCGTCTGAAAAAGAACAATGTTTACATTGTACGATTAACCCTGCAAGCAAGAGAAATTCTTGAGGATCTTAAAATACTAGGAGAATCCTTCACATTTGTAAGAGAAATTTCACCTGACCTGATCCAAAAAAAATGCTGCAAGCGCTCCTATATGAGAGGCGCCTTCTTAGCAGGTGGATCTGTAAACAATCCGGAGACCTCCTCCTATCACCTTGAAATTTTCTCGCTTTACAAGGAACACAGTGATTCTTTGAGCGAGCTGATGAATACATTTCAATTAAACAGCAAGTCGCTTGAACGGAAAAAAGGCTACATCGCCTATATGAAAGAGGCAGAGAAAATTGCGGAGTTCCTGAATATTATCGGGGCCCATACTGCGCTGCTTAAATTCGAGGATATCCGGATTGTCAGAGACATGAGAAACTCCGTTAACCGCCTTGTGAATTGTGAAACCGCTAACCTGAACAAGACAATCGGGGCGGCATTAAGACAGGTCGAGAATATTGAATACATCGACAGCAAAATCGGACTCGATATGCTTCCGGAAAAACTGAGGGAAATCGCAAGGCTCCGCGTAGATTATCAGGATGTGACATTAAAGGAATTGGGTGAAATGGTTTCCAGCGGAACCATCAGCAAGTCCGGAATCAATCATCGTTTGCGCAAGCTTGATCAAATAGCGGATCAGCTCAGAGCCGGGAAACCGGTTTCCATGAAATAA
- the clpP gene encoding ATP-dependent Clp endopeptidase proteolytic subunit ClpP codes for MNLIPTVIEQTNRGERAYDIYSRLLKDRIIMLGSGIDDNVANAVVAQLLFLEAEDPEKDISIYINSPGGSITAGMAIYDTMQFIKPDVNTICIGMAASMGAFLLAAGTKGKRYALPNSEVMIHQPLGGAQGQATEIEIAAKRILFLREKLNQILAERTGQPIEVIGRDTDRDNFMTADRALEYGLIDKVMTRNLLADKDK; via the coding sequence GTGAATTTAATTCCTACAGTAATTGAGCAAACGAATCGCGGAGAGCGTGCATACGATATTTATTCCCGCTTGCTGAAAGACCGAATCATCATGCTTGGGAGCGGAATTGACGACAACGTAGCGAATGCGGTTGTTGCTCAGCTCTTGTTCCTTGAAGCAGAAGATCCTGAGAAGGATATTTCCATTTACATCAATAGCCCAGGCGGATCCATTACAGCTGGTATGGCTATTTATGACACGATGCAATTCATCAAGCCGGATGTCAACACGATTTGTATCGGAATGGCTGCATCCATGGGAGCGTTCTTGCTTGCAGCAGGAACAAAAGGAAAGCGTTATGCTCTTCCAAACAGTGAGGTTATGATTCATCAGCCGCTTGGCGGAGCTCAAGGTCAGGCAACTGAAATTGAAATTGCTGCGAAGCGCATTCTGTTCCTTCGTGAAAAACTGAATCAGATTCTTGCTGAACGTACTGGCCAGCCGATTGAAGTCATTGGACGCGATACAGACCGCGACAACTTTATGACAGCAGACAGAGCGCTTGAGTATGGTTTGATTGATAAAGTAATGACACGCAACCTGCTTGCCGATAAAGACAAATAA
- a CDS encoding DUF2164 domain-containing protein, whose translation MIKIKKEAKADMVSKLQDYLYKEWDEEIGDLAAEIFLEYIGNELGPYFYNQGVEDARSLLNEKLLDLEEEYYSLEKPLRKRKLDS comes from the coding sequence ATGATTAAAATAAAAAAAGAAGCAAAGGCGGATATGGTATCAAAGCTGCAGGATTATTTGTATAAAGAGTGGGATGAAGAGATTGGAGATCTGGCAGCCGAGATCTTTCTTGAGTACATTGGGAATGAATTGGGGCCCTATTTCTACAATCAGGGTGTTGAGGATGCAAGGTCTTTATTAAATGAAAAGCTGCTTGATTTAGAGGAAGAATATTATTCTCTTGAAAAACCGCTGCGCAAACGAAAGCTCGATTCATAA
- a CDS encoding glutaredoxin family protein — protein sequence MINLTVYSREGCHLCEEAIQLVQELSHEIDFTFTIVDIHCEDALVEKYGLMIPVVEYAGKELAYGKIKKDFLSKRIHDHVRIE from the coding sequence ATGATTAACCTGACTGTGTATTCCAGAGAAGGCTGTCATTTGTGCGAGGAAGCCATTCAGCTTGTACAAGAATTGTCCCATGAGATAGATTTTACTTTTACAATTGTGGATATTCATTGCGAAGATGCATTAGTAGAGAAATATGGATTAATGATTCCGGTCGTCGAATATGCCGGAAAAGAGCTTGCATACGGCAAGATAAAAAAAGATTTTCTAAGTAAGCGGATACATGATCACGTAAGGATTGAATAA
- the trxB gene encoding thioredoxin-disulfide reductase, protein MTEEKIYDVIIAGAGPAGLTAAVYTSRANLSTLMIERGIPGGQMANTEDVENYPGFDHILGPELSTKMFDHAKKFGAEYAYGDIKGIEDGEEYKIVRAGSKEYKARSVIIGTGAEYKKLNVPGEKELGGRGVSYCAVCDGAFFKNKELVVVGGGDSAVEEGVYLTRFASKVTIVHRREELRAQKILQQRAFDNDKIEFIWNHTIKEIHEDGGKVGSVTLVNTQTGEEQPFKADGAFIYIGMVPLSKPFENLRITNENGYIETNERMETKVPGIFAAGDIREKTLRQIVTATGDGSIAAQSAQHYVEELQEKLKAVK, encoded by the coding sequence ATGACAGAAGAAAAAATTTACGATGTCATTATTGCTGGTGCTGGTCCCGCGGGGCTGACTGCAGCTGTTTATACATCCCGTGCAAACCTTTCTACACTTATGATTGAGCGCGGAATACCGGGCGGACAAATGGCGAATACAGAAGATGTAGAAAACTATCCCGGGTTTGATCACATTCTTGGGCCTGAGCTTTCTACAAAAATGTTCGATCATGCGAAAAAGTTTGGTGCCGAGTACGCTTACGGAGACATTAAAGGTATTGAGGACGGCGAAGAATACAAAATTGTCCGCGCTGGAAGCAAAGAGTATAAAGCACGTTCCGTTATTATTGGTACCGGGGCTGAATACAAAAAGCTGAACGTACCGGGCGAGAAGGAATTAGGCGGACGCGGTGTTTCTTATTGTGCAGTCTGTGATGGCGCATTCTTCAAAAACAAAGAGCTTGTCGTAGTAGGCGGCGGGGATTCCGCAGTTGAAGAAGGCGTATATCTAACCCGCTTTGCATCGAAAGTAACCATTGTTCACCGCCGCGAGGAACTGAGAGCTCAAAAAATTCTTCAGCAGCGTGCGTTTGACAATGATAAAATCGAATTTATCTGGAATCATACCATTAAAGAAATCCATGAGGACGGCGGAAAAGTCGGCAGTGTAACTTTGGTAAATACACAAACTGGTGAAGAGCAGCCGTTTAAGGCAGATGGAGCATTTATTTATATTGGAATGGTGCCTCTATCTAAACCGTTTGAAAATCTTCGGATTACAAACGAAAATGGCTATATTGAAACAAATGAACGCATGGAAACGAAAGTGCCCGGCATCTTTGCTGCGGGGGATATCCGTGAAAAAACACTCCGCCAAATCGTTACCGCAACTGGCGATGGAAGCATTGCCGCGCAAAGTGCCCAGCACTATGTAGAAGAACTGCAGGAGAAGCTTAAAGCGGTAAAGTAA
- a CDS encoding sugar-binding transcriptional regulator: MREMIEVQKKLVPDLLSTMQKRYQILQYIRLMQPIGRRSLSISLGISERILRAEVQFLKDRNLISIETSGMTLTEDGTNLLRALEEMMKDVLGLTLMENKLKEKLNLKRVIIVSGDSDQSSWVKKEMGRACVTCIKEHLSGDNTVAVTGGTTLAAVAEMMTPDSNRDLLFVPARGGLGENVENQANTICAKMAERAMGNYRLLHVPDQLSAEAWQSLIEEPSIKELLKMIKSSSMVVHGIGDAMTMAERRRTAAFDMEKIEHGKAVAEAFGYYFDETGKVVHKVHTVGIQLDDLANLKNVIAVAGGSSKAKAIHAYMKQSLDSILVTDEGAAKELLRD, from the coding sequence ATGAGAGAAATGATAGAGGTACAAAAGAAGCTAGTTCCTGATCTGCTCAGCACGATGCAAAAAAGGTATCAGATCTTGCAGTACATACGACTTATGCAGCCTATTGGACGCAGAAGCCTTTCCATCAGCCTTGGCATCAGTGAACGAATTTTACGCGCAGAGGTTCAGTTCTTAAAAGACCGAAATCTGATCTCAATCGAAACTTCCGGAATGACGCTTACTGAAGACGGAACGAATCTCTTGAGAGCCCTTGAAGAAATGATGAAAGATGTTTTAGGTTTGACTCTTATGGAAAATAAACTAAAAGAGAAGCTGAATCTAAAACGGGTCATTATTGTCTCGGGTGACAGTGATCAGTCGTCTTGGGTAAAGAAAGAGATGGGCCGTGCTTGTGTGACCTGCATAAAAGAACACCTTTCCGGAGACAATACCGTCGCGGTTACCGGAGGCACCACCCTTGCTGCTGTGGCAGAAATGATGACACCTGATTCAAACCGTGATTTGCTTTTTGTTCCTGCAAGAGGGGGCTTAGGCGAAAACGTTGAAAATCAGGCGAATACGATTTGTGCGAAGATGGCGGAGCGCGCAATGGGAAATTACCGCCTGCTTCATGTACCAGACCAGTTAAGCGCTGAAGCCTGGCAGTCTTTAATAGAAGAACCTTCTATTAAAGAACTTTTGAAAATGATCAAGTCTTCTAGTATGGTTGTACATGGAATAGGAGATGCTATGACAATGGCAGAACGGCGGAGAACTGCTGCTTTTGACATGGAGAAAATTGAACATGGCAAAGCGGTGGCAGAAGCATTCGGCTATTACTTTGATGAAACAGGCAAAGTTGTTCATAAGGTTCACACAGTAGGGATTCAGCTTGATGACCTGGCGAACCTGAAAAATGTTATTGCCGTTGCCGGCGGTTCATCGAAAGCAAAAGCAATCCACGCCTATATGAAACAATCGCTCGATTCCATCCTTGTGACGGATGAGGGCGCAGCAAAAGAGTTATTAAGGGATTAA
- a CDS encoding YvcK family protein translates to MDVLPKIVIIGGGTGLSVLLRGLKSYPVDITAIVTVADDGGSSGRLRDELKIPPPGDIRNVLAALSDVEPLVEELFQHRFNKGDSLTGHSLGNLILAAMTNITGDFTHAIKEMSKVLNVRGKVLPAANSSVMLHAEMEDRSVVSGESKIPESAKKIKRVFLTPENIDPLPETIDVIQEADLIILGPGSLYTSILPNLLVPKIGQEVCKAKAKKVYICNVMTQPGETLGYKASDHIKALYDHMNCAFIDTILVNADTIPDTIKQRYAAELAQPVHADLEELENLGLSIVHDHLITDDRDVIRHDTNKVAKLLYGILQKSI, encoded by the coding sequence ATAGACGTGCTGCCTAAAATCGTCATCATTGGCGGAGGAACCGGGCTATCCGTTCTGCTCCGGGGACTTAAATCCTACCCCGTTGATATAACGGCGATTGTGACAGTAGCTGATGACGGAGGAAGCTCTGGGCGCCTCCGTGATGAACTGAAAATTCCTCCTCCTGGGGATATTCGAAATGTTCTCGCTGCCCTTTCAGATGTAGAGCCTCTTGTAGAGGAGCTTTTCCAGCATCGCTTCAATAAAGGAGACAGTTTGACAGGCCATTCTCTTGGCAATTTGATTCTCGCCGCCATGACGAACATAACGGGTGACTTCACCCATGCAATAAAAGAAATGAGCAAGGTGCTCAATGTGAGAGGGAAGGTTCTTCCTGCGGCAAACAGCAGTGTCATGCTGCATGCTGAAATGGAAGACCGTTCCGTTGTTTCAGGAGAATCTAAAATCCCTGAGTCTGCGAAGAAAATAAAGCGGGTATTTCTGACTCCTGAAAATATTGATCCTTTGCCTGAAACCATTGATGTCATTCAGGAAGCAGATTTAATCATACTTGGCCCGGGAAGCTTATATACAAGCATCCTGCCAAACTTGCTTGTACCGAAAATTGGACAGGAAGTGTGCAAGGCGAAGGCGAAGAAGGTCTATATTTGCAACGTCATGACCCAGCCTGGCGAAACGCTTGGCTACAAGGCGAGCGATCATATTAAAGCTCTTTATGATCACATGAATTGTGCATTTATTGATACGATTCTTGTCAATGCTGACACGATTCCTGACACGATTAAACAGCGCTATGCTGCGGAACTGGCCCAGCCTGTGCATGCCGATCTGGAGGAACTGGAGAATCTCGGGCTTTCGATCGTCCACGATCATCTCATTACAGATGACCGGGACGTAATCAGGCACGATACGAATAAAGTGGCTAAGCTGCTTTACGGAATTTTACAGAAATCCATCTAA
- the gap gene encoding type I glyceraldehyde-3-phosphate dehydrogenase — MATKIGINGFGRIGRNVFRAALKNSNVEVVAVNDLTDANMLAHLLKYDSVHGKLDAEVSVDGNNLIVDGKTIQVTAERDPAKLSWGEMGVEVVVESTGFFTKRADAAKHIEAGAKKVIISAPATDEDITIVMGVNHDKYDAASHDVISNASCTTNCLAPFAKVLNDKFGIKRGMMTTVHSYTNDQQILDLPHKDYRRARAAAENIIPTTTGAAKAVSLVLPELKGKLNGGAMRVPTPNVSLVDLVAELDKDVTADEVNAALKEAAEGDLKGILGYSEEPLVSGDYNGNINSSTVDALSTMVMEGSMVKVISWYDNESGYSNRVVDLVDYIASKGL, encoded by the coding sequence ATGGCAACTAAAATTGGTATTAACGGTTTCGGACGTATTGGACGTAACGTTTTCCGCGCAGCTTTGAAAAATTCAAACGTAGAGGTAGTAGCAGTAAACGATCTAACAGACGCTAACATGCTTGCTCACCTACTAAAATATGACTCTGTACACGGCAAGCTTGACGCAGAAGTATCTGTAGACGGCAACAACCTGATCGTGGACGGAAAAACAATCCAGGTTACTGCAGAGCGCGATCCTGCTAAACTTTCTTGGGGAGAAATGGGAGTAGAAGTAGTTGTTGAATCAACTGGTTTCTTCACAAAACGTGCTGACGCTGCGAAACATATCGAAGCTGGCGCTAAAAAAGTAATCATCTCTGCACCTGCAACAGATGAGGATATCACAATTGTTATGGGTGTTAACCATGATAAATACGATGCTGCTTCTCACGATGTTATTTCAAATGCATCTTGCACAACGAACTGCCTTGCACCATTCGCAAAAGTATTGAACGACAAGTTCGGTATCAAACGCGGTATGATGACAACTGTTCACTCTTACACAAATGATCAGCAGATCCTTGATCTTCCGCACAAAGACTACCGTCGTGCTCGTGCAGCTGCTGAAAACATCATCCCGACTACAACTGGTGCTGCTAAAGCTGTTTCCCTTGTTCTTCCTGAACTTAAAGGAAAACTAAACGGCGGAGCAATGCGTGTTCCAACTCCTAACGTTTCTCTAGTTGACCTAGTTGCTGAGCTTGATAAAGATGTAACAGCTGACGAAGTAAACGCAGCTCTTAAAGAAGCAGCTGAAGGCGATCTTAAAGGAATCCTTGGCTACAGCGAAGAGCCTCTAGTATCCGGAGATTACAACGGAAACATCAACTCTTCAACTGTAGACGCTCTTTCCACAATGGTTATGGAAGGCAGCATGGTTAAAGT
- a CDS encoding 8-oxo-dGTP diphosphatase, which produces MQRVANCVLKKDSKILLLQKPRRGWWVAPGGKMEQGESLKDSVIREYREETGIYLKNPEIKGIFTFLIKEGNEIVSEWMMFTFFAEDYTGEHVDESEEGLIVWHDADKIADLPMAPGDHHILDFMMKGSGVIYGTFTYTKDFELLSYRLDPQ; this is translated from the coding sequence TTGCAGCGTGTTGCGAATTGTGTCTTAAAGAAAGACAGTAAAATTCTTCTTCTTCAAAAACCGAGAAGGGGATGGTGGGTAGCTCCTGGAGGGAAAATGGAGCAGGGTGAGTCCTTAAAAGATTCCGTCATCCGCGAATATCGGGAAGAAACAGGCATATATTTAAAAAATCCTGAGATTAAAGGGATCTTCACTTTCTTAATCAAGGAAGGAAATGAAATTGTTTCAGAGTGGATGATGTTCACTTTTTTTGCAGAGGACTATACCGGTGAACATGTAGATGAGTCCGAAGAAGGGCTGATCGTCTGGCATGATGCAGACAAAATTGCCGACTTGCCGATGGCTCCCGGTGACCATCACATTCTGGATTTTATGATGAAGGGATCAGGTGTCATTTATGGCACGTTTACGTATACAAAGGATTTTGAATTATTGAGCTACAGACTCGATCCCCAGTAA
- the yvfG gene encoding protein YvfG, which translates to MSELFSIPYFEQNFRQHIELNTGKMNKVDAMNSYYRSVVSTLVQDQLTKNAEVLKRIQHLDEAYNTVKTEQKK; encoded by the coding sequence ATGAGTGAACTTTTTTCAATCCCTTACTTTGAACAGAACTTCCGTCAGCATATCGAGCTGAATACGGGAAAAATGAACAAGGTCGATGCGATGAACAGCTACTATCGTTCTGTTGTATCGACACTTGTTCAGGATCAGCTAACGAAAAATGCTGAAGTGCTTAAACGGATTCAGCATCTTGATGAAGCTTATAACACGGTAAAGACTGAACAAAAGAAGTAG
- a CDS encoding HPr family phosphocarrier protein — MVEKQVEVRLKNGLQARPAALFVQEANRYGSDIFLEKEGKKVNAKSIMGLMSLAIGTGSTITLIAEGHDEQEALEALTEYVHQEV, encoded by the coding sequence ATGGTAGAGAAACAAGTGGAAGTACGCCTGAAGAATGGCCTGCAGGCACGTCCTGCAGCCTTATTCGTCCAAGAAGCCAACCGTTACGGCTCGGACATTTTTCTTGAAAAAGAAGGCAAGAAAGTCAACGCTAAAAGTATTATGGGGCTAATGAGCCTTGCCATCGGTACAGGTTCCACCATCACGCTGATCGCAGAGGGGCATGATGAGCAAGAGGCTCTTGAAGCTTTGACGGAATATGTTCATCAGGAAGTGTAA
- the rpoN gene encoding RNA polymerase factor sigma-54, whose product MNMKTGLSQEQSLKLHLSQELRQAITLLQYNSMELEQYVQELALDNPLIEIKEQMNPNTFYHRRQFQGASWDYSEIDLIGSRSGGLADYMFEQLRMIDETDRIIKGTRMFVEQLNENGYLEEDAGIRGHGFSDAEEKECLLILQSLDPAGVGARSLQECLLLQTNRHQSKPKSAMDIISRYFTLFAERSWKELSRISGYKIQEIQNTYDYIQTLHPKPGSTYEGTHASYVVPDLIIERTGNGFEAGSNDAAVPEISISSEYESLKSQSGQGELKKYLSAKQQQGVWLLKTLDQRKETMVKVMKEILSVQQAFFQTGKPELLKPLTLNDLAEACGIHESTASRALKGKYVQTPYGTLEMKFFLTNKIGSANESDQSAAGAKEVLLRLVNNEDKTSPLSDQMIAAVMLERHDLKLSRRTVAKYRDQLKIPASSIRRRYTEASND is encoded by the coding sequence ATGAACATGAAAACAGGATTATCGCAAGAGCAGTCGCTGAAGCTTCATTTATCGCAAGAGCTGAGGCAAGCGATCACCCTTCTTCAATACAATTCAATGGAGTTAGAGCAATATGTACAGGAACTGGCTCTTGATAACCCTTTAATTGAAATAAAAGAACAAATGAATCCTAATACATTTTATCATAGAAGGCAATTTCAAGGAGCTAGCTGGGATTACAGTGAAATTGACTTGATTGGCTCCCGGTCCGGCGGTCTCGCAGATTATATGTTTGAGCAACTGAGAATGATTGATGAGACAGACCGGATCATAAAAGGAACGAGGATGTTTGTAGAACAGCTTAATGAAAACGGTTACCTTGAGGAGGATGCTGGAATCCGCGGCCATGGTTTTTCGGATGCAGAAGAAAAAGAATGCCTTCTGATTCTGCAGAGTCTGGATCCGGCAGGTGTAGGGGCGAGAAGTTTGCAGGAGTGCCTTCTGCTCCAGACGAACCGCCATCAATCCAAGCCTAAATCAGCAATGGACATTATAAGCCGTTATTTTACGCTTTTTGCAGAACGGTCCTGGAAAGAGCTTTCTAGAATATCCGGTTATAAAATACAAGAAATACAAAACACCTATGACTATATCCAGACCCTTCATCCTAAACCTGGAAGTACATATGAAGGAACTCACGCTTCTTATGTTGTTCCGGATCTCATAATCGAGCGGACAGGAAACGGATTTGAAGCAGGATCCAACGATGCAGCAGTTCCTGAAATTAGCATCAGCTCTGAATACGAGTCTTTGAAAAGCCAATCCGGGCAAGGAGAACTGAAAAAATATCTTTCTGCGAAACAGCAGCAGGGTGTGTGGCTTCTCAAAACGCTTGACCAAAGGAAAGAAACAATGGTAAAAGTAATGAAAGAAATTTTGTCTGTTCAGCAAGCTTTCTTTCAAACGGGTAAACCGGAGCTGCTCAAGCCGCTAACGTTAAATGATTTAGCGGAAGCGTGCGGAATTCACGAATCGACTGCCAGCCGGGCCTTGAAGGGCAAATATGTTCAGACACCTTACGGAACGCTTGAAATGAAATTCTTTCTTACCAACAAAATCGGATCTGCAAATGAATCAGACCAGTCTGCAGCCGGTGCAAAAGAAGTGCTGCTTCGGCTTGTAAATAATGAAGACAAAACCTCGCCGCTGTCAGACCAGATGATTGCTGCTGTCATGCTTGAGCGGCATGATTTAAAGCTTTCGAGACGGACGGTTGCAAAGTACAGAGACCAGCTGAAAATTCCTGCTTCTTCTATTAGGAGGCGCTACACGGAGGCAAGCAATGATTAA